TTAATATTAGAAATTCTATAATGGAAAAAGTCATAAAAAATAGCGTCGATATTCTAGCATTAAAAAAGGCTTATCTTGAAAAGGACGAATTAAAAATTAAGAACCTTTTAAATTATTCTAATGATGAATTAGAAGCTATGAATATTGAATTGAAAAAGCTCACTTCTTCAATTAAAAATAAAGTCCCAGAAATTATTAATCTAATAAATGCAAAAGAAAAGAACAATTGTAGAACTTGCGATATTGAAAAATTTTTTGATAACTTTAATCATTATGCAAGAATTAATACTACAATTAATAAGAATCGATTAAGAAAGACTATGGAAGAATCTGGTGATAATTGTCACTGGATTCAGTATGGGGCATGTTTATCCTTATGCACATTATGCGGGCCTCTCTGGTATTGGCCATGCTCTTATCTCTGCCTATGCACATATTGTTGTGGCCCTACCATAGATGACATCTGTAATTAAATTACATTATAAATAAAAGCATAATGGAGGAATCATGACAGTATTGATGATTAGTATGGTCGTGATCTTTTTCGTACTAAGTTTTGTAATCCCAAGTAGTAATGTAATGATCCGTCAAGTAATTGGAGTCCTAGGATTAATAATCTTTATTTACACAGCATTTACTCAAGAGGAGTTGAAATATCCATCTTTATTTTTTGCATTGCTAAGTATAGCATTTATGTCGAGAAATTTTAAAGACTTCAATAAACTGTTCAAAACAAAAAAACTTAATAAATAAAAAGTGTTAATTAGACCTCCCCTTTTGCCTTTTTGAGGGCCCTCATTTAACGAGGGCCTTTTATTTATCGTTTTAAAAAAATAAGTGTAATAAATTACCATTACATTTTCATTGTATTACTTTTTTCACTAGATTTCAATTGAAAGTAAAATAGAGATTGTATGTTTTCGAAAATAATCTCTGCAGCTACTTTTGGAATTGATGCTTATATAGTCGAGGTTGAAACTCACAGCGAAAGGCAACTCCCCTCAATTACAATTGTCGGTCTCCCAGATAATGCTGTAAAAGAAAGTAGAGAAAGAGTAACAGCCGCATTAAAAAATTCAGGATTCGAATTCCCGCTTAAAAAAATAACAGTCAATCTCGCTCCGGCGGATATAAAAAAAGAGGGGAGTGCATTCGACCTTCCGATAGCGATCGGGATACTTGCCGCAAATGAATCGATCGAGATGGACCGCCTCGATACAATGATGTTTCTTGGAGAACTTTCTCTTGATGGCTCCCTAAGGAAAATCAAAGGGTCTCTTCCAATCGCAGTTGAAGCTAAAAGAATCGGAATTTGCCGTATTGCACTTCCTATCGATTCTGTCAAAGAAGCTTCGATTGTAGAAGGAATAGATGTGTTCGGATTATCTTCACTTGGCGAAGTGGTCGAATTTATTTCGGAACCTGAAAAGTTTAAACCGGTTAAAACTGACCGGGCCGATATTTTTGCCGGTGTAAATAATTATTCACTCGATTTTTCAGACGTTAAAGGTCAGGAAAATGTGAAACGCGCTCTTGAGATTGCTGCTGCGGGAGGTCATAATATTCTGATGATCGGTCCTCCCGGATCCGGAAAAACTATGCTTGCAAAGCGGTTACCCTCAATTCTTCCACCGCTTACATTTGAAGAAGCACTCTCTACTACTAAGATCCATTCTGTTGCCGGTATACTTCCGAAGGATAAAGCTTTGATTACGGAAAGACCATTCCGCAATCCTCATCACACTATTTCTGATGCAGCCCTTATCGGCGGTGGTTCAGTACCCAGGCCGGGTGAAGTCTCCTTTGCTCACCATGGAGTCTTATTCCTGGATGAACTGCCGGAATTTAAAAAGAATGTACTGGAAGTTTTAAGACAACCTTTGGAGGATTCCAGAGTTACGATAAGCCGTTCGAAAATGTCTGTTGAATTCCCGGCTAATTTTATGCTGGCTGCAGCTATGAATCCTTGTCCTTGCGGTTATTTCACAGATCCGAACAAGGAATGCACTTGCAATACCGGCCAGATCCAGAAATATATGTCAAGAATTTCCGGACCGTTACTCGATCGGATTGATATTCATATCGAAGTTCCTTCAGTTAAATTCAAGGACCTCGCTTCCGGCTCCAGTGGTGAAAGATCGGAATTCATTCGAAACCGGGTTGTTGATGCCAGAAAGGTTCAGTTTAAAAGGTTTGAAAATTTACCTAATGTTTATTGTAATGCAGACATGGGTACTAAAGAGCTTCGAAAATTCTGCAGAATCGATTCTTCCTCAGAAGATCTATTAAAAATGGCAATGACCAGACTCGGATTATCTGCGCGGGCATATGACCGGATTATCAAGGTAAGCAGGACTATTGCGGATCTGGAAATGTCCGAAAGTATTTTACCACAGCATATAAGTGAGGCAATTCAATACCGTAGTCTTGACAGAGAATTATGGGGCCATTAAAAAAGATTAAAAAAACTCTTATTCAATTCTTGCATTTTTAGAAAACCCGCTCTATATTTGAAGCTCGCTTTTTGAGTTAGTGGGTGAATTTTATCCGGGCGGACGCCGGAGTTGGAGAGCCGGGGCGGACTGTAAATCCGTTGGCAAACGCCTTTGGGGGTTCGAATCCCTCGCCGCCCACATACTGAAATTGATGAAGGAGAAAAAATCCCAGTTTTGTTCGTACTTCGTCAGTTTTTCCCTGAAAATAGAATAAAAGTGTTGATTTTAGAGGATTTTTCATCTTCTTTGATTGTTTTTTGTCTTATGTGAAATTTGCGGGAGTAACTCAGTTGGTAGAGTCACAGCCTTCCAAGCTGTTGGTCGCGGGTTCGAGTCCCGTCTCCCGCTCTAGATCAACTGCTGATGTAGCTCAGTTGGTAGAGCACTTCCTTGGTAAGGAAGAGGTCACCGGTTCAATCCCGGTCATCAGCTCAATCTGAAAAAACATAGAGATTTAACAGGAATAATTTAATGGCAAAATCAAAAAATATCAGACAGATAATAGTTCTTGAAAGCAGTGCCGGAACCGGTTATCGTTATTCTACCAAAAAGAATAAAAGAAATCATCCTAATCGAGTTGAATATAAAAAGTACGATCCGATCGCTCGTAAACACGTAGTATTTAAAGAAACTAAATAATACGTCAGTAGCTCAATTGGCAGAGCAGCGGTCTCCAAAACCGCAGGCTGGGGGTTCGAATCCCTCCTGACGTGCACCAGTTAAAAGCGAAAAAATATGAAAGAAAAAATTATCAACTTTGTTAATGATGTGGTTAAGGAAATGAAAAAAGTTACCTGGCCTACAAGAGATGAATTGAAGGAATCTACTTCAATTGTTATTGTTGTTTGCCTCATTCTTGCCGCATTTACTTATGTTATCGACATGACCGTAACTCAAATTTTAAAGGGAATTTTCTAGTTGGAAAATGAAAAATCAAAATGGTATGTGGTTCGTACTTTCTCCGGTCATGAGAACAAAGTTAAATCATTGATTGAAAATGAGCTTCGCGACAATGATGAACTTAGAGCCAGAATATTCGAAGTCCTCGTCCCTACTGAAAAGGTCTTTGAGGTTAAAGACGGCAAGAAAAAAACGAAAAAGAAAAATTTCTTCCCGGGGTATATACTCGTATGTGCCGACCTCGATATAAAGGCCAAGGACTTTATTATAAATACTCCTTCGGTTATGGGATTCCTGGGTTCGCAGAATAATCCGATTCCGCTTCAGCACGATGAAGTTAAAAGAATTGTTGGAAGAATCTCCCAGAACGATGAAACGGAAAGGACCGAAACAATATTCCGTTCCGGCGATTTCGTTAAAATTATTGACGGCCCGTTCAATAATTTCTCAGGTGTTATCCAGGAAGTAAATGAAGAAAAAATGAAAATTAAAGTAATGGTATCAATCTTCGGCAGAAAAACTCCTGTCGAAATTGATTTCGTTCAAGCTGAATTAGAGAAATAATTAATTAGGTAAAAATATGGCAAAGAAAGTAGATGGATTTATTAAGTTGCAAATTCCCGCAGGTCAGGCTAATCCTTCTCCACCGGTTGGACCAGCGTTAGGTCAAAAGGGTGTTAATATTATGGAGTTCTGTAAGCAGTTTAACGCCAGAACTTCCGATAAGCAGGGTTTGATTATTCCGGTTGTTATAACTGTCTATTCCGATAAATCATTCACGTTTATCACAAAAACTCCCCCTGCTGCTGTACTCTTAAAGAAAATTGTAAAGGTAGAAAAAGGCTCGGCCGAACCTAATAAAACTAAAGTTGCTAAGGTTTCTAAAGCCCAGCTTAAGGAAATTGCAACAATTAAAATGCCCGACCTTAATGCTCATGACGTTGATCAGGCAGTTAGTATGATAGCCGGAACAGCACGCAGCATGGGAATTACAGTAGAAGATTAATAGTTTATAAATTATATCCGTGGAAATTACAAATGAAATTAGCTAAAAGAATAAAAACGATTAGAGAAAAAGTAGATACTACTAAAGAGTATACTCTTGAAGAGGCCGTTAAACTTCTGAAAGAAAACTCCAAAGTAAAATTCAATGAATCTCTTGATTGCGCTATCCGCCTTGGTGTGGACCCACGCCATGCAGACCAGATGATCAGAGGTACAGTATCTCTGCCTCACGGAACCGGTAAAAAAGTTACTGTTCTTGTTGTTGCTAAAGGTGCTCTGGCCGAAGAAGCTTTGAAGGCCGGTGCCGAATATGCCGGATTCGAAGAGTATATCGAAAAGATTAAAAACGGATGGGCCGAAGTTGATGTTATTATCGCTACCCCGGATGTTATGGGTGAAGTTGGTAAACTCGGTAAGGTTCTCGGTCCGAAAGGTTTGATGCCGAATCCAAAGAGCGGTACTGTTACTCCGGATGTTGTTAAAGCCGTTAAAGAAGTTAAAGCAGGAAAAATTGAATTCAGAGTTGAAAAAGCAGGTATTATTCATACTTCACTGGGGAAACTGAATTTTTCTCCTGAACAGCTTGTTGATAATACCAGAGCTTTTCTGTATACAATTATTAAAATGAAACCTTCTTCTGCCAAAGGTCAGTATGTAAAGAGTGTTTTTCTTTCTTCTACAATGGGACCCGGTTTAAGAATCACTAAAGAAGAACAATCGTTATCGCTTAAATAAAAAATTACGCACTCATCCCGTTTGTGAGCGGGATTTGTAAACGCTTCAAAAGCCGATTCGTTGATTATAAACTGATTCGGGAGGACGATGAAAAAAACAGAAAAAGTAGAGATCGTTGAAAAGATTAAAGAACTGGTAAACAATTCTTCCGGAATGTTTCTTGTTGATTATCGCGGCGTGTCCGTTGAGGATATCAATAAGCTTCGTGCAAACTTCCGTAAAGAAGGTGTTACCTATAAAGTCTTTAAAAATACTCTTTTCAAAAAAGCCCTTGAACAGATCGGGGGTTTCGAAAAATTTAATTCGCAGCTTGTCGGTATGATTGGTGTCGCATTTGCCGGGGAGAATTTTGTTGCCCCTGCAAAAATCATTAAGAAATATTTCGACGATACCAAGAAATTTAGTTTCAAAGGCTGCTATATCGATACCGCTTATTACGGTGCTGACCAGTTAGACACTATTGCTTCGATGCCTACCAAAGAGGAAATCATTGCGGGTATCATCGGAAGTGTTGCTTCGCCGGCTACCGGAATTGTTGGTGCTATTAATGCGGTTATACGTGATCTTGTCAGTGTTATTGATGAGGTCGGTAAAAAGAAAGCTGCATAAAGTTTAAGAAATAATTTAATTAGTTAAGGAGAATAAAAATGTCGGAAAAAATTGCTGAAATTGTAGAAAAAATTAAAGCTCTCACATTAGTTGAAGCTGCTGAATTAAAGAAAGCATTAGAAGATGAATTTGGTGTTACTGCTGCTGCACCGATGATGATGGCCGGTGCCCCTGCTGCAGGTGCTGCTGCTGCTCCTGTAGAAGAACAAACCGAATTCGATGTTATTCTTCAGGCTGCCGGTGCTACTAAGATCAATGTCATTAAAGTTGTTCGTGCTCATACCGGTCTCGGACTTAAAGAAGCTAAAGATTTAGTTGATGGCGCTCCTCAGAAAGTTAAAGAAGCTATCTCTAAAGATGAAGCTGAAAAAATTAAGAAAGAACTGGAAGAAGCTGGAGCTACCGTTCAGGTTAAGTAATTGGCACAAATGCCGATTCTTAATAAAAATTGAAGTGGTAAGATGAGAAAAACCGTCTTACCACTTTCTTTCATTATATAAAATGAAAGAAAGCCTACTTAAAACATTGGAGGTTTGGTTTGGAAAAATCAAAAATTAACAAAAGTAACGGACGTATTACTTTTTCTTCTATTACTTCAGCTCTTAAAGTTCCGGATCTTTTGAATATTCAATTGGAATCCTTTGAGGATTTTATTCAGCTCAAAGTCCAGCCGTCCGAAAGGGAATACAAAGGTTTGCAGGGTGTGTTTAATCAGAACTTTCCCATTCTCGACAATAAAGAATTTTATCGATTAGATTTTATCGAATATTATATCGAGAAGCCCCGCTTTTCGATTGCAGAATGTGAAGAAAGAGGCCTTACATATTCGGCACCATTAAAAGCAAAACTACGACTTTCTACAAAGGATGATGAAACAGGTGAATATGTAAATACTGTTGAACAGGAAGTCTATCTCGGAAATCTTCCGTTTATGACTATGCGCGGTACGTTTATTATTAATGGGGCTGAAAGAGTTATTGTAAGCCAGTTGCACCGTTCTCCCGGTGTAGCTTTTGCCCAGACACTCCATCCCAATGGAACACCGATCTATTCGGCTAGAATTATCCCTTTCCGCGGTTCTTGGGTTGAATTTGCAACAGATATTAATAATGTCCTTTACGTTTATATAGATCGAAGGAAAAAATTTCCTTCCACAACACTGCTTCGTGCTCTTGGATACGAAAACGATGAACAGATTTTGAGTCTGTTCGATCTCATCGAGGAAGTAACTTCTAAACAGCTTAATGTTGATAAACATTCAGGCAGGATTGTTGCTAACGATGTAATCGATCATCAGACAGGTGAGATTTATGCTTCCAAGGATACCGAACTTAATGAAGAAATTATTCTTAGCATAAAAGGATCCTCGGTTCAGAAGATTCAACTCTTAAGCTCCGAAACTACTCTTGAGCAGGATCTTATTATCAATACACTGAAAAAAGATACTTCTAAAACTAAAGAAGAAGCCTTATACGCAATCTATCGCCAGCTCCGTTCCGGTGAAGCTCCGGATGTTGATACAGCAGTTGGTTTGATTGATAAATTATTCTTTAATGAAAAGAGATACGATCTTGGTGATGTCGGCCGTTTTAGAATGAATGACAAACTTGGACTCAATGTTGACGAAAAGATTAGAGTTCTTACCGTCGAGGATATAATTGCTATCATGAAGAACATTATCAAACTTAAGGTTGGTAATGTTAGTGTCGACGATATCGATCATCTTGGCAATAGAAGAGTTAGAACTGTCGGCGAACAGCTAATGCAGCAGTATAATGTTGGACTTGCAAGAATGGCGCGTACTATAAAAGAAAGAATGAATATGCGCGACAACGAAAATATGCAGCCTCAGGATTTAGTTAATGCTAGAACAATCAGCAGCGTAATAAACGCTTTCTTCGGTACCAACCAGTTATCCCAGTTTATGGATCAGACTAATCCGCTTTCTGAGCTGACACATAAAAGAAGAGTCTCTGCATTAGGACCTGGCGGTCTTACCCGTGAAAGAGCCGGTTTCGAAGTTCGTGACGTTCACCATTCGCACTATGGAAGACTCTGTCCTATTGAGACGCCAGAAGGTCCGAACATCGGATTAATTTCGTCTCTTACAATTTATACACGTGTAAATCATTACGGATTTTTAGAAACACCTTATCGTAAAGTAAAAGAAGGAAAAGTCTCCGGAAGTATCGATTATTTGAGTGCTGATCAGGAGGATGAATTCATAATTGCTCAGGCAAATGCTCCGCTCGATGAACAGAATCGGTTCGTATTAGATAGAGTGAAATCAAGATTGAAAGGGGAATTCCCGGTTATACCTCCGGGCGAAGTCCATTACATGGATGTCGCCCCTGCTCAAATTGTAAGTGCCGCTGCTGCACTTATTCCGTTCCTTGAACATGACGATGCGAACAGAGCACTCATGGGTTCGAACATGCAGCGTCAGGCGGTTCCTCTGCTGGTTCCGAAAGCTCCAATTGTTGGAACCGGAATGGAACAGAAAATTGCCAGAGACAGTAGGTCAATTATTGTCGCTGAAGATAGTGGTGTTGTTGAATATGCGGATTCCCGTCGCATTGTTGTTAAATATGAAGTGGACGAAAATACTTCCGAATCACTAGTTAGTTTTGACGATGAAAGAAGAGTTGAAAACTCTCTCACAAAATTCTCCGGCACCAACCAGGAAACTTGCTTTACACAAAAACCTGCTGTTGTCACTGGTCAGAAAATTAAAAAAGGTGATGTACTTGCTGATGGACCGGCAATTGAAAATGGTGAGCTGGCACTCGGAAGAAACGTATCTGTCGCATTCATGCCTTGGAGAGGATATAACTTTGAAGATGCTATTGTGTTAAGTGAAAGACTCGTGGCGGATGACGTATTTACTTCGATTCACATAGAAGAGTTTGAACTTCAGGTAAGGGAAACCAAACGAGGTGAAGAGGAATTAACAAGGGATATTCCTAATGTTAGTGAAGAAGCTACAAAAGACCTGGATGAAAATGGAATTGTCCGAGAAGGCGCTGAGGTTAAAGAAGGTGATATTCTGATCGGGAAAATAACTCCCAAAGGTGAAACAGATCCTACTCCCGAAGAAAAACTTCTCAAGGCTATATTCGGGGATAAAGCTGGTGATGTCAAAGATGCATCTCTGAAAGCACCTCCCGGATTGAAAGGAACAGTAATTAAAACTCGCTTGTTCAGCAGGAAAAAGAAAGATGCTGAAGCTAAGAAATTGGAAAAGAAACAGCTCGATCAGCTTGAGGCAACATTTAAGAAGATCAGAGAAGATCATTATTCCAAATTAGTTAAAAAATTGACTAGGATTACAGAAGGTAAAACAACTACCGGTATCCGTGATCTGGATGGGTCGGTTGTCTTAAGAAGCGGTACTTCTATAAAAGAATCAACATTCCTTGATATCGAAGATATTACTAAACTTGATTATACAAAGGACTGGTTCGAACGGAAGAATCCGAATGAACTGATTAAACAGCTCTACTCAAATTATTTTACAATCCTTGCAGATATAGAAGAAGATTATAAACGCGAAAAACTGAAAATACAAAGCGGAGATGAATTACCTCCGGGTATTACTCAGCTTGCTAAAGTCTATGTTGCCAAGAAAAGAAAAGTTTCTGTCGGCGATAAAATGGCCGGACGTCATGGTAATAAAGGTGTTGTTGCCAAAGTTGTTCCGGTTGAAGATATGCCTTACCATGAAGACGGTACTCCAGTTGATATAGTTCTTAATCCGCTTGGTGTGCCTTCACGTATGAACCTCGGCCAGCTCTATGAAACAGCCCTCGGATGGGTTGGTCAGAAACTCGGCGTTAAATTTGAAACTCCGATTTTTGACGGCGCAACTGTAAAAGATGTTGAAGGTTGGCTCGAAAAGGCTCAACTCGCTGATGGAAGTAAAACCTGGTTGTATGATGGAAGATCCGGTGAGAAATTCCACCAGAAAGTTACAACCGGATATATCTATATGATGAAACTCGGTCACATGGTTGACGATAAAATACATGCTCGTTCTATCGGGCCATATTCATTAATTACTCAACAACCTCTTGGCGGAAAAGCTCAGTTCGGTGGTCAGAGATTTGGTGAAATGGAAGTTTGGGCTCTTGAAGGCTATGGCGCTGCTCACGTATTGCAGGAAATTCTGACTGTGAAAAGCGATGACGTCTCCGGAAGAGCTAAAACTTACGAGGCAATTGTTAAAGGCGAGAATATTCCCGAACCGAATATTCCTGAAGCATTTAACGTTATGATAAAAGAATTACAGGGCCTTGGCCTTGATATTAAAATTAATTAGTCAACCGTAAGATCTGTCACCGACAGATTTTTAGGAGAAAATTATGAGATTCAAAACACAAGAAACAAAACTGAAGCAGATTGAAAAAATTACAATTAGTCTTGCCAGTCCGGATGATATCCTCTCCAGGTCTCATGGTGAAGTAACAAAACCCGAGACTATTAATTATAGATCATTCAGGCCTGAAAAAGATGGTTTGTTCTGCGAAAAAATATTCGGCCCGGTTAAAGAT
This window of the Melioribacteraceae bacterium genome carries:
- a CDS encoding YifB family Mg chelatase-like AAA ATPase, giving the protein MFSKIISAATFGIDAYIVEVETHSERQLPSITIVGLPDNAVKESRERVTAALKNSGFEFPLKKITVNLAPADIKKEGSAFDLPIAIGILAANESIEMDRLDTMMFLGELSLDGSLRKIKGSLPIAVEAKRIGICRIALPIDSVKEASIVEGIDVFGLSSLGEVVEFISEPEKFKPVKTDRADIFAGVNNYSLDFSDVKGQENVKRALEIAAAGGHNILMIGPPGSGKTMLAKRLPSILPPLTFEEALSTTKIHSVAGILPKDKALITERPFRNPHHTISDAALIGGGSVPRPGEVSFAHHGVLFLDELPEFKKNVLEVLRQPLEDSRVTISRSKMSVEFPANFMLAAAMNPCPCGYFTDPNKECTCNTGQIQKYMSRISGPLLDRIDIHIEVPSVKFKDLASGSSGERSEFIRNRVVDARKVQFKRFENLPNVYCNADMGTKELRKFCRIDSSSEDLLKMAMTRLGLSARAYDRIIKVSRTIADLEMSESILPQHISEAIQYRSLDRELWGH
- the rpmG gene encoding 50S ribosomal protein L33 is translated as MAKSKNIRQIIVLESSAGTGYRYSTKKNKRNHPNRVEYKKYDPIARKHVVFKETK
- the secE gene encoding preprotein translocase subunit SecE, with product MKEKIINFVNDVVKEMKKVTWPTRDELKESTSIVIVVCLILAAFTYVIDMTVTQILKGIF
- the nusG gene encoding transcription termination/antitermination protein NusG, whose translation is MENEKSKWYVVRTFSGHENKVKSLIENELRDNDELRARIFEVLVPTEKVFEVKDGKKKTKKKNFFPGYILVCADLDIKAKDFIINTPSVMGFLGSQNNPIPLQHDEVKRIVGRISQNDETERTETIFRSGDFVKIIDGPFNNFSGVIQEVNEEKMKIKVMVSIFGRKTPVEIDFVQAELEK
- the rplK gene encoding 50S ribosomal protein L11, which gives rise to MAKKVDGFIKLQIPAGQANPSPPVGPALGQKGVNIMEFCKQFNARTSDKQGLIIPVVITVYSDKSFTFITKTPPAAVLLKKIVKVEKGSAEPNKTKVAKVSKAQLKEIATIKMPDLNAHDVDQAVSMIAGTARSMGITVED
- the rplA gene encoding 50S ribosomal protein L1 translates to MKLAKRIKTIREKVDTTKEYTLEEAVKLLKENSKVKFNESLDCAIRLGVDPRHADQMIRGTVSLPHGTGKKVTVLVVAKGALAEEALKAGAEYAGFEEYIEKIKNGWAEVDVIIATPDVMGEVGKLGKVLGPKGLMPNPKSGTVTPDVVKAVKEVKAGKIEFRVEKAGIIHTSLGKLNFSPEQLVDNTRAFLYTIIKMKPSSAKGQYVKSVFLSSTMGPGLRITKEEQSLSLK
- the rplJ gene encoding 50S ribosomal protein L10, encoding MKKTEKVEIVEKIKELVNNSSGMFLVDYRGVSVEDINKLRANFRKEGVTYKVFKNTLFKKALEQIGGFEKFNSQLVGMIGVAFAGENFVAPAKIIKKYFDDTKKFSFKGCYIDTAYYGADQLDTIASMPTKEEIIAGIIGSVASPATGIVGAINAVIRDLVSVIDEVGKKKAA
- the rplL gene encoding 50S ribosomal protein L7/L12, whose product is MSEKIAEIVEKIKALTLVEAAELKKALEDEFGVTAAAPMMMAGAPAAGAAAAPVEEQTEFDVILQAAGATKINVIKVVRAHTGLGLKEAKDLVDGAPQKVKEAISKDEAEKIKKELEEAGATVQVK
- the rpoB gene encoding DNA-directed RNA polymerase subunit beta is translated as MEKSKINKSNGRITFSSITSALKVPDLLNIQLESFEDFIQLKVQPSEREYKGLQGVFNQNFPILDNKEFYRLDFIEYYIEKPRFSIAECEERGLTYSAPLKAKLRLSTKDDETGEYVNTVEQEVYLGNLPFMTMRGTFIINGAERVIVSQLHRSPGVAFAQTLHPNGTPIYSARIIPFRGSWVEFATDINNVLYVYIDRRKKFPSTTLLRALGYENDEQILSLFDLIEEVTSKQLNVDKHSGRIVANDVIDHQTGEIYASKDTELNEEIILSIKGSSVQKIQLLSSETTLEQDLIINTLKKDTSKTKEEALYAIYRQLRSGEAPDVDTAVGLIDKLFFNEKRYDLGDVGRFRMNDKLGLNVDEKIRVLTVEDIIAIMKNIIKLKVGNVSVDDIDHLGNRRVRTVGEQLMQQYNVGLARMARTIKERMNMRDNENMQPQDLVNARTISSVINAFFGTNQLSQFMDQTNPLSELTHKRRVSALGPGGLTRERAGFEVRDVHHSHYGRLCPIETPEGPNIGLISSLTIYTRVNHYGFLETPYRKVKEGKVSGSIDYLSADQEDEFIIAQANAPLDEQNRFVLDRVKSRLKGEFPVIPPGEVHYMDVAPAQIVSAAAALIPFLEHDDANRALMGSNMQRQAVPLLVPKAPIVGTGMEQKIARDSRSIIVAEDSGVVEYADSRRIVVKYEVDENTSESLVSFDDERRVENSLTKFSGTNQETCFTQKPAVVTGQKIKKGDVLADGPAIENGELALGRNVSVAFMPWRGYNFEDAIVLSERLVADDVFTSIHIEEFELQVRETKRGEEELTRDIPNVSEEATKDLDENGIVREGAEVKEGDILIGKITPKGETDPTPEEKLLKAIFGDKAGDVKDASLKAPPGLKGTVIKTRLFSRKKKDAEAKKLEKKQLDQLEATFKKIREDHYSKLVKKLTRITEGKTTTGIRDLDGSVVLRSGTSIKESTFLDIEDITKLDYTKDWFERKNPNELIKQLYSNYFTILADIEEDYKREKLKIQSGDELPPGITQLAKVYVAKKRKVSVGDKMAGRHGNKGVVAKVVPVEDMPYHEDGTPVDIVLNPLGVPSRMNLGQLYETALGWVGQKLGVKFETPIFDGATVKDVEGWLEKAQLADGSKTWLYDGRSGEKFHQKVTTGYIYMMKLGHMVDDKIHARSIGPYSLITQQPLGGKAQFGGQRFGEMEVWALEGYGAAHVLQEILTVKSDDVSGRAKTYEAIVKGENIPEPNIPEAFNVMIKELQGLGLDIKIN